The following coding sequences are from one Syntrophus gentianae window:
- a CDS encoding nucleotidyl transferase AbiEii/AbiGii toxin family protein: protein MNVFEEFKRLISRLEKERVRYALVGGVAMAFYTEPRFTRDIDLLVDNDDFDKVKGVLEKDRYFESASPWTFRNVAIELHRFLKVVNEEDEMLIDILVAKDEEVRKVIQNAVEAESEEGRVMLANKKDLIWLKKMRDSKQDQVDIEKLKDDKD from the coding sequence ATGAACGTATTTGAAGAATTCAAGCGATTGATATCGAGGTTGGAGAAGGAACGGGTAAGGTATGCGCTTGTAGGCGGGGTCGCGATGGCTTTTTATACAGAGCCGCGATTCACCCGAGACATTGACCTCCTTGTCGACAACGACGACTTTGATAAGGTCAAAGGTGTTCTGGAAAAGGATAGATATTTCGAATCTGCATCTCCTTGGACATTCCGGAACGTGGCCATCGAGCTTCATCGGTTTCTAAAGGTTGTAAACGAAGAAGATGAAATGCTGATCGATATTCTTGTTGCCAAAGATGAGGAGGTCAGAAAGGTAATTCAGAATGCTGTGGAAGCGGAGTCAGAAGAAGGAAGGGTCATGCTTGCAAATAAGAAAGACTTGATCTGGCTCAAAAAGATGAGGGACTCGAAACAGGATCAGGTAGATATAGAGAAGCTTAAAGATGACAAAGATTGA